The nucleotide window ATTTAGCCAAAGCAACACTCCTGGTGTGTAGGGTGGGgttggaagggggtggggtggggtgggggtgggggcaggggtacCAGCGAaaatgacacaggggaaaatgagaTGTCTGAGCTACTCACGCTACAGAGCGGAGACACTACTTACACCACTTTGCTTAACAAATGGAAAAGTCAATGGAGGTCAGTCAATTATACCTTTTTaactgcctcatttacagatgtctAATTGTTCATTAAATTAAAGGCAGAAATAATAGCCCTTATTTCTTGTCTTGTACTGTATTTTAATTTCAGTTGATGGTTGGTAGATTCCCAGTGCCCTCGCCCCACACCCTCCTCCTCACATATTACTAGGTTAACCACAAAGTTAAGTCTGGAAAGTAACTACAACATCTCCATTAGGTAAAACTCTTTACTGATGTACACTTTTTAATAAAGCAAATACAAAAATACACAAAACCATAGTTATTTAagacatcagactttttaaaaaaacgttgTCTATAAAAATACAATGTTTAAGGCAGTTTGGAaatgcatttgtacatttctaCAATGTCCAGAGGTTCTCTTGACAACAAGAATGTCAATGTCAGCTCTATAGAATACACTGTACATTTAAGACTGAAGTAGAGCACGCTTCACAAGGAACTGTGGTTTGTATCCCTGGTGGCAAATGGATTCTATacatttgggggggggaggggcgggacgGAATGTAACATGTGGCTTTAAaacttttaacattttctttaaaaaataaattatttctgaAGCATACAATTTATAAAAATTCTATATACAAAGTCCAGCGACTGGTAATAAATCCCAGTTTTAAATACACTTTATATATGATACACCAGAGTTCAGCACCCTGATAGCAGCAGAGGCAATATACTTTCTCCGCATATTTTACATATGATTTCTTGatgtaaagaacaaaaataacaacacgaTAAACATCAGAAAGCGCTTTTCATTGATGACTGAGCATAGCTCTTTTCAATTAAAAAGTTGCCTCATTCAACACCACTAGCAACTCCTCGGatctgctttgttgttgttgtttttttgtttttgacccTTAGCCTTAAGAAATGTCCGAAGAGATCAGTGGTTGGAATGAAATGAAGGTCAAGGGCTGAAAGTCAACCCAAACGAATTCAGGAATATTAACCCCTGGCCACCCACCATTAAGGCAAgcactcccccttcctctccaatGTCCGTGAGCATTCTGGTACCCAGTGCAAAGGGAGGAATCACTAAAAGGGACTTGAACGTGCCTACTTACGATTTGCCAGGCCCTCAGTGGCCACTCTGGTCAATCAATGAAAATGGATAGGGGCACTTTCCTCCCACCCTGCCCGAAGTTAAGGAAAAACGCTAACATGTTAAGCCCTTTTACAAAAAAAGATCTTTTTCAAACCCCCAGCTCCAAGCCTGGTCCCCTTGAGGGTTGAAACCCTTAAGGTCCTACTGGTCAGCAACCTTCCTTCTGAGTTCCGGGCTACGGTTTGTCCCCCTAAGCCCATTTCACTCGGGGCGCCTTGAAATCTACAGCTCGGCCGGTTTCTGCAAGCCAAGCGAGAGCAGGGTTTCGGGGGACCTCAAGTGGGGCGGGGATGTGCAGGAACTCACACTCCGAAACAGAACCAGGAAAATGCCAAGAGCCGAGCTAGGGAAACCATCCAGACAGAGTCTCCTTTGAACACGTTTTGGAGAGTGTCACCCACGGTCCCCTCTATTTAGCTCCCCGAGCGCGTGGCGAGCGGCGGTCACAGGTGCCCGCGCGCGAGCGAGCAGGAGCGCGGGCCCCGGGTCCTCACCAAGTCGACCCGGCAGGAGCATTAAAAGAGCGGCCCGcacagctgcagcagcagcaagaTGGAGGTGAACGCGGTCCAGGCGCTCCCGGGCACCGAGCGGCCGCCGCCGTTTTTGCGGCGGGGTGCATAAGGCAGGTCCCCGTGGCCAGCCGTCGCCACAGCGCCGCCGCCCGGGCGCGGCATGCCATCGTCGTCGTCCGGGGGCGGCTCGCCGCCCGCGCCGCCCGCGCGCTGCTCGTCGTCGTAGTCCTCGTCGTAGTAATCGTCCAGGGCGCCGTCCGAGCCACTGCTGCCCTGGCCGTTGCCCATCTCGGCGCCGAAGCACAGGCGCGCCATGTTCTCCTTGACCGACTCACAGATGGGCCGCTCGAGGCCGTCGCACACGCAGTCGTTGAGCAGCGCCGCCTTGGGCACGTCCAGCATCTCCAAGATGACGCCGCGGCACTGGTCGGTGCAGCGCAGTCCGTTGAAGAGCTTGCCGCAGTGCGCCAGGTAGCGATTGAGCGCCTGGTTGCAGCGGCTGTCACGGTCGCAGCGCCGCCGGGCCTCGGTGCAGCCCATGAccccgcccgcgcccgcgccgccgccgccgccgctcgtCCGGGGCAAGCAGGGCTCAATGGCGCGCTTGGTGGACTGGCAGTTCTCGTCCTGGGCGCAGTCACAGTCTTCCAGGGCAGGCCCGCGGCGCGTGTGGTTGAGCTGAATGAGCGCCGAGATGCAGTGGCTCGGGCAGCGCCAGCGCGCCGAGAAGGTGGCGGCCGAGGCTGGGAAGGCGGCGGCCGCGGCGGCCGGCGCGTCGGCCTCCCCGCGCGGCGCGAGCACCGGCGCGCACGCCTCGGCGTACTGGCTGTAGGCGTAGCTGCACGCCGGCTCCCCCTGGCACTGCAGCAGCGCCTGCCAGCAGATGAGGCGGCGGCCGTGCGCCAGCCCCGAGCCCCGCGGCGCCGAGCCGAGCAGCGGCAGCAGCGCCATCAGGCAGAGCCAGGCGCCGGGCACGGTCCCCCTGcgggccccgccgccgccgcccagcAGCCCTGCCACCATCGTGGGCAGCGGCGGCCGCTGGGCGAGGAGGGGAACGGAGACGAGGCGCAGGGAGCCGCGGAGGCGGCGCTGGTGGGAAAGTTGGTCCAAGTTGGGCTCACTTCTGGCATGAGTGTCTTCATACAGCCATGCGCGCCGCTGCCCGGGGTCCCGCTGCCTGCAGAAGGTGGGCCCGAGGGCTGCGGCTCCCTCCGCGGAAGGCACGGCCGCCGGGCAGCCCGCTCTGCACCCGAGCGCCCTGCCACTCGGTCCCGGTCCCGGTTCCGGCTGGCGCTGGCGGGAGGCGCTCACAGGCGCGCCCGGAGGCTGCGGGCTCCGGGGCCCCGGCGGGACTGCTGGACCTCGCGGCGACGCGGGGACATCTCGCTGGGCGCCTGCAGGACCGTCGTGCGGCGGGCGCGCCGGGCCGGCCGCCGCGGCTCTCTCGTCCCGGTCGGTTCAGAGAGCCGCCGCCTCAGGCTCTGGCCGCATGCTGCTTCCTGGGCCGGCGCTGCGGCGCAGCCCGCCTTCCCGCGCCCGgccgctcccctccccctccgctGGCGGCGACCCCGGCCTCGGCCGGCTCGGGGGAGTCCTTTCCGGGAGGCGCCGGGAGAACAAGGGAGTCGGCGCGGCGGCCGGAGAGCGGCTCCCGGGTTCGGCGCCGCAGCGGCCGCCGCGGCTTCTCGGGTGACACGGAGCCTGGGGAGCGGATCCGCAGAGCCGAGCCGCGCGGCGGACTCGCTCGCAGCGAGGCTTTAAATACGAAAGTGGGCCGTGAGCCCCCGCGTGGTGCCGCGGTGCCCCCTCATTATGCATGcatggaaaagcaaacaaacaaaaacattagcAACGCTCCTCGGGCTCTCGGGCTCCGGCCCCGCGCGCCGCGCGCCGGCCCGCTCTCTCCTTTCTGCGCTCGCCGGCGCCTCCGCTCGGCCCCCGGCCCGTCCTTTCGAGATACTATTGGTCCCGCCTGTTGTTGTTgaaacttttttttccctccgcGAGCCGCTGGAGGGAGgttgcggggtgggggagggcgggccGGGCGCTCGGCGGCTCGCATTCGGCATTCAGGGCTCGGAAGGCCGGGCTGACGGAGTCTGACAGGGGCCCCGGCTCCTCCCACTCTTAAGGAGGCGCCGCGGGAGCGCCCCGGCCCGCGCCTGCACCCGGCTGGCCCGCTGGGGAGGCGGCTGTTCGCGTCCGGCCCAGCCACGAACCGTTTCGTTTTGTTCTTTTTCCTCTGGGCCCACGGCCCGCGCCCCCCCTTTTAGGAGTTTTTAGAAATTCTCCTGGCCCACATTTGTGTCTTGGACTCCATTCAGAATGCCTTTAGCTTCTCTGGCTTCccgtgggtggggaggaggtacCCGATCATATGAAGGGTCGACCAGTGCCCCAGAAAGAACCCCAAAAATGCCGCTGTGACGGAGTGCTAGTGCTAAGGTGGGGCGGCGGCGGACGGTCGCGCACCCTGGCCGCTCTCCGCGGGGCGCCGGCAGGGGTCCCAAGCAGCCTGTTGCCTTGAGGGCTGGAGGCTCCCAGGTTCCCGACCCCAGCTCTCGGATCCGCCAGGAAGGTTCCTTGGGCATCGTTTGCAACTTGAGGACAGAAATCCCATCCACGGAGTCAATGGCTTAGGAATATAAAGGAATCGATCACACGGCACGGTGATGAAAAAGAATCGTTTTAAGCAAACTCCAGGATTCTGGAGTAGTAGCGTCTGGTGGTAGTCACGACACGCGAGAGGGAGATCAATGGGCTGGCACTACAGTTTATTACGGTAGCGGGTATGTTTCAGTGCCTCACGcccttcgaactgctggccttgaccgGAGAAGTCCGGGACCGAAGCCCCGGACCCCGACGCCGGAGCGGGCGAGCTACCTTAACCGAGGCGCGCGCGCGAGTCTGGCCCGCAGAGGCTTCAGGGGTCGGCTGCCTGTCAAAGCGGAGCCTGCCCCCGCCCTGAGCGGTCCACGGCGGGACTCAACTCCATCTGTCACCGAAATGAAGGCTAACTCCTTTCCAGAATCACAGGGAGCTGGGCGCACATTCAGCTCACCTGCTTCTTCTGAGATGCAGAGCGGGGCTCATCTAGCCAGAGCCTCTTCCGTCGTCGACCCTCCGGGCTGCAGAAAGACCTTAGTTCGAGCTCAGGCAGCTGCCTTCCTGAGATGCGCAGGGTCTGCCTGGAGGAGTGGTACCTCAGCAGgcctagcaaaacaaaacaaaacaaaaactttaagTAAACTGGGAAAGGGTGTGAGCAAGACGGACCGTCTTGCTTTGACTAAGTAGTAGAAATCCCACTGACACACTATCACAGTAATAGAAGACTATGTAAAGAAGCAATAAGCAAGACTCCATCTTTGTGGGACATCCAAGCAACCATTTTCCAGTTCTGTTTTTCAACGACGGTTATTATTTGAGATGTTTTGTTCACTGGTACCGTGATgagtactggactgctaaccgaaTGACAGGCAGTGGGAACCCAGCCAGAGCTCAGGGGGAGTGAATCTTGGCAAACTGGTTCCATTGAGATCCCAGCCACGGAATCTCCGCAGGGCAGTTCTCCTGGGTTACATAGGACTCTGTTACAATCAAGTGGAGGGCACAGTGTGGTCTGATTTGCAGTCAGTCACAGGGATGGTGCCAAACGGCAGTATTAACATCCCATGGTGGATGGGGCTGCCACAAGCCAGAGGCCAATGGCTAACATCACCAACTGACCTCCAAACCAGTCTTCAGCATCAAGGCTGCCATCCCCATAGGACTCTGCACCTCCCTTAAGCAGGCTTCATTTCTAACATGACCCTAGCCCTCCTCCCCTTTCCACTGGTGCAACTGTTTCAATCTGTTCCTAGCAAATTGCCTGTACCTTAGGCCTCCTTTCTGAATGGATCTTCACTAACACCTAGCTGATCCCTATGGCTCACATTCCACCAGACTTTGAAATGGGATCTGGGTCTATAGGCCTTTGTTATTGTTCCATTCCTACCTCTTTGCTCCTTGGAAATATCTCGCTTCTTTGACCTCTTTGCTCCCAGCTTCTCTAATAGCCAccagttgatttccagtcttctaTCTACAGCATTCTTATTGCAGCTTGCTCATCGGATTCACCACAAACATTCATCTCGGTTCTCAATTCTCCCAAATCTAATATGTAACAGGTCACATTCTATACACCCATGGGAGGAGTTCATTGGTACATACACAGGATGCTGCATTAGTCAGAGTTTGATCAGAGAACTTTCAGAATCCCCCCAAtgaagagtttcatataaagacaCACGCTGTCAGTTGTGGGAGCTGTAGTCTGTTGCTTCTGTGTCTGGTCCTGAGCCTGATTTCTTTGCCAGCTAGCTCAGCAGTTACTAGAAATCCATGTAACTTCCATCATGGACAAACTGGTGTCTTTGGGAAAGCTGGAACCATCAAGGGCAAATTGAAATCAATATCTGCCTAATTCcaccaaaaataaaacaagtcttcCTATGCCCCACTTCTGCCCT belongs to Tenrec ecaudatus isolate mTenEca1 chromosome 5, mTenEca1.hap1, whole genome shotgun sequence and includes:
- the GAS1 gene encoding growth arrest-specific protein 1 encodes the protein MVAGLLGGGGGARRGTVPGAWLCLMALLPLLGSAPRGSGLAHGRRLICWQALLQCQGEPACSYAYSQYAEACAPVLAPRGEADAPAAAAAAFPASAATFSARWRCPSHCISALIQLNHTRRGPALEDCDCAQDENCQSTKRAIEPCLPRTSGGGGGAGAGGVMGCTEARRRCDRDSRCNQALNRYLAHCGKLFNGLRCTDQCRGVILEMLDVPKAALLNDCVCDGLERPICESVKENMARLCFGAEMGNGQGSSGSDGALDDYYDEDYDDEQRAGGAGGEPPPDDDDGMPRPGGGAVATAGHGDLPYAPRRKNGGGRSVPGSAWTAFTSILLLLQLCGPLF